AAAAGTATCCAGATCGAATTTCTCACAGAAGCGTTCGATGCTAATCGCCTTACCGGTGACAGGGTTTGCCCGGATGATAACACCCGCCATACGGATGTCGTCGGAAGCCGTCGTGAATCTGTACGGCATTCCAGTCAGGAAACGCTGCAACGATGGTTCTTTTTCCATACCTATCACAGAATCGTAGGGGCCGGTCATGCCTGTATCGGTGATGTAGGCTGTCCCCTTTTTGGATATCTGTTCATCGGCAGTCTGTACATGAGTATGGGTACCTATTATGGCTGTCACCTCACCATCCAGCCAGTAGAGCATAGCCTGCTTTTCGGACGTTGCTTCGGCGTGCATGTCTATCAAGATAATATCCGCTTCGCGTCGCATCTCGGAAACGATTCTACCTCCTTCGACAAACGGACAATCGATATCCTTCATGTAGGTACGGCCCTGAAGGTTGATGACACCGACCTTGACATCACCTATTTTCTCAATACAACCACCACGTCCTGGGACCCCACGAGGAAAATTGGCTGGTCTGAGAAGCTGTCCGTCAGTTTTGATATAGGAACGTATCTCATGCCGATCCCAAATATGATTACCGGATGTCTGAATATCTATACCGTAGGAAATCGCCTTCCGAGCCATCTCGGGTGTGATACCGAATCCCCCGGCAGCGTTTTCAACATTAGCAATGACATAGTCGATAGAGTGCTTTTCACGCATCGGTTTTATCATGTGAGCCGCCGCCTGACGTCCAGCCTTGCCACAAATATCCGACACAAACATTATTGAAAACTCTGACATCAATATCCTCTTTCAATTGAACCTGGCATTCGTGGTCAGGTTCGCGCCAGTGCTCTACTTAGCGAACTCAGTAGTTCTTGTTTCCCTAACTACCGTAACCTTTACCTGTCCCGGATACTGCATCTCAGTCTCGATCTTGGCAGCAAGATCGCTGGCCAAAATAGCGCTGGCGAGATCATCCAGCTTTTCGTTCTCAACAATCACGCGTACTTCCCGTCCGGCTTGAATGGCATACGCCTTGGAAACACCCTTGAACGAATCAGCCAGTTCTTCCAGTTTCTGTAAGCGCTTAATATAGGCTTCGAGCGGCTCTCTCCTGGCACCAGGTCGAGCACCCGAAATGGCGTCAGCCGCCTGTACGAGCACCGGATATGGTCCCAGCATAGGGACGTCACCGTGATGAGCTTCGACAGCGTTGACAACCGCTTCGGAGGTTTTATAGCGACGGACAAAATCGGCCCCAATTTGCGTATGGGTTCCTTCCGTCTCACGGTCAATAGCCTTGCCGATATCATGCAGAAGACCACAAACCATGGCCAGTGACGCATCCAACTCCAGTTCGGCCGCCATCAGGCCGCACAGCATTGCAACTTCCTTGGAATGGGCCAGGACGTTCTGGCCGTAGGAAGTTCTGAAATTCAGCTTCCCTAATGTACTGACCAGATCCGGGTGCAAACCATGAACGCCGAGTTCGAAGCAAGTCTGCTCGCCGGCTTCGCGAACGATAACATCCATTTCCCGCTGGGATTTCTCTACGACTTCTTCGATGCGGGTGGGATGAATGCGACCATCGGTAATAAGTTTCTCAAGCGCCATGCGAGCGATCTCACGACGCACCGGATCATAGCCGGACAGAATAACCGCTTCGGGAGTGTCATCGACAATCACATCGATCCCGGTAGCGGTCTCAAACGAACGAATGTTGCGTCCTTCACGGCCAATGATGCGGCCCTTCATCTCGTCAGTTGGCAGATTCACGACGGAAACTGTTGTCTCCACCGTATGTTCGGCGGCACACCGATAGATGGCCGACAAAATTATTTCTTTGGCCTCGCGATTGGCATCGATTTCGGCCTGGTCCTTGATTTCCTTGATATGCAGCGCGGCCTCGATCTTGGCGGCACTCATCATATTATCCATCAACTGCTGCTTGGCCTCGTCCGGGGTCATCTGAGCAATCTTCTGGAGTTGGTCGTTCTGTCTGTTTATAATCTCATCCAGTTCCGTCTCCCTGATCCCAATGCCTTTCTCTCGGGTTTGGATGGATTTTTCGCGACGACCGAATTCCTGTTCGCGTGTTTCGAGAAGATCGAGTTTCTTCTGGAGCGAGCTAGTCTCGTCCTCCATTCGCTTTTCTTGACTCTCAAGTTCTCGCCGTCTGGTTTCGGATTCCCTCTCAAACTCGCTCTTAAGCTTCATCAGCTCTTCACGAGCCTCAAGTCGGGACTCCTTCTTCCTAATCGCGGATTCTTTGGTCGCTTCGGCGACTAAGCGCTTGGCTTCTTTGGTGGCGTTGATAACGCTATCGCTGGAAGCGCGTCGCGCCAGGAACCAGCCGATAAGGTAAGCCACCACACCTACTACGATCGCTTCCGCAATCAGCAGCACTGTGTCGTTCATTGCAGCCTCCCACCCAACATCAGAATGCGGGTGATCTATCTAATTTATACTTTAACGGATAGGAGATTTCACGGCTTGACCCGGCCAACCGGGCGATCGCCGAATCAGGTGAGCAGGGCTTGATCAAGACGAGCTAGAATTGCATCCAGCTCAGTGTCATATCGGTTGCCATCCTTATTCAGTTGCTCAGACTGAGCCATCACTTCCGAAGCCAACGACATGGCTGTCAAAATAGCCACTTTGTCACGAGCTTTCACACGACTTCCTTCGGCAGTAGCTCTCATCCGAGTATCAACCAGGTCCGCGACCTTGGATATATGCGACGAATCCTCAACCCCAGCAATGGGATACTCCTCGCCATATATGCTTATCACAACTTTGTTATCAGGCATATCGTCAATCACCGATGTTCAATCCAGCACTCACACGACAATAAATCTTCTTATCCTACTATCTCACAATAACTTATTACTATATCACGCCAAGTAAGTCAAGTAAA
The sequence above is a segment of the Candidatus Zixiibacteriota bacterium genome. Coding sequences within it:
- a CDS encoding TIGR00282 family metallophosphoesterase — translated: MSEFSIMFVSDICGKAGRQAAAHMIKPMREKHSIDYVIANVENAAGGFGITPEMARKAISYGIDIQTSGNHIWDRHEIRSYIKTDGQLLRPANFPRGVPGRGGCIEKIGDVKVGVINLQGRTYMKDIDCPFVEGGRIVSEMRREADIILIDMHAEATSEKQAMLYWLDGEVTAIIGTHTHVQTADEQISKKGTAYITDTGMTGPYDSVIGMEKEPSLQRFLTGMPYRFTTASDDIRMAGVIIRANPVTGKAISIERFCEKFDLDTFKPEDITGKPKEQPSEEQPVADESDADETSADESTEE
- the rny gene encoding ribonuclease Y → MNDTVLLIAEAIVVGVVAYLIGWFLARRASSDSVINATKEAKRLVAEATKESAIRKKESRLEAREELMKLKSEFERESETRRRELESQEKRMEDETSSLQKKLDLLETREQEFGRREKSIQTREKGIGIRETELDEIINRQNDQLQKIAQMTPDEAKQQLMDNMMSAAKIEAALHIKEIKDQAEIDANREAKEIILSAIYRCAAEHTVETTVSVVNLPTDEMKGRIIGREGRNIRSFETATGIDVIVDDTPEAVILSGYDPVRREIARMALEKLITDGRIHPTRIEEVVEKSQREMDVIVREAGEQTCFELGVHGLHPDLVSTLGKLNFRTSYGQNVLAHSKEVAMLCGLMAAELELDASLAMVCGLLHDIGKAIDRETEGTHTQIGADFVRRYKTSEAVVNAVEAHHGDVPMLGPYPVLVQAADAISGARPGARREPLEAYIKRLQKLEELADSFKGVSKAYAIQAGREVRVIVENEKLDDLASAILASDLAAKIETEMQYPGQVKVTVVRETRTTEFAK
- a CDS encoding cell division protein ZapA — encoded protein: MPDNKVVISIYGEEYPIAGVEDSSHISKVADLVDTRMRATAEGSRVKARDKVAILTAMSLASEVMAQSEQLNKDGNRYDTELDAILARLDQALLT